Proteins encoded in a region of the Synechococcus sp. BIOS-U3-1 genome:
- a CDS encoding sulfurtransferase TusA family protein, translated as MTERLPDRQLDLCGTPCPLNFIRCRLTLESMSSGQCLQVDLDPGEPEEMVVPGLRRDGHQVHVEYLSDAQVRLKVICAGH; from the coding sequence ATGACGGAACGTCTCCCCGATCGTCAGCTCGATCTCTGTGGGACGCCCTGTCCGCTCAATTTCATTCGCTGTCGGCTCACTCTTGAGAGCATGAGTTCCGGTCAATGCCTTCAGGTGGACCTTGATCCCGGCGAGCCAGAAGAGATGGTGGTTCCTGGATTGCGTCGTGATGGCCATCAGGTCCATGTGGAATATCTCTCGGATGCCCAGGTGCGGCTGAAGGTGATCTGTGCCGGTCATTAG
- the rsgA gene encoding ribosome small subunit-dependent GTPase A, whose product MVVALQANYLEVELEAPPLDVPSRLLCTRRTRLTHRGAAVHVGDRVRVEAIDCDHARAVVADVEPRSSFLVRPPVANASCILVAVAVEQPSFDADQVSRFLLTAEKTGLQVLLVLTKCDLLDADALSQLRTRLRGWGYEPMLVSTRSGMGLEELRAQLATVPISVLCGPSGVGKTSLLNALLPGLALRVGAVSGRLQRGRHTTRHVELHAFSPGSRVADTPGFNRPELPDDVSNLEVLFPELRVQLDQHPCRFRDCLHRDEPGCGVTRDWERYPLYRKAVEELLEISRPFRAG is encoded by the coding sequence ATGGTCGTTGCTCTGCAGGCCAATTACCTCGAGGTGGAGCTTGAGGCCCCGCCTCTCGATGTTCCTTCCCGACTTCTCTGCACGCGTCGCACCCGACTGACCCATCGCGGTGCGGCGGTCCATGTAGGTGATCGTGTTCGGGTGGAAGCTATTGATTGTGATCACGCCAGGGCCGTTGTTGCTGATGTGGAACCTCGGAGCAGTTTTCTGGTTCGTCCTCCGGTTGCCAACGCCTCCTGCATCTTGGTGGCGGTCGCCGTTGAGCAACCTTCTTTTGATGCCGATCAGGTCAGCAGGTTCCTGCTCACGGCTGAGAAGACCGGATTGCAAGTTTTGCTCGTGCTGACTAAGTGCGATCTGCTGGATGCCGATGCTCTCTCACAACTGCGGACACGTCTGCGGGGATGGGGGTATGAACCGATGCTTGTTTCCACCCGTTCTGGAATGGGGCTTGAGGAACTGCGCGCGCAATTGGCAACCGTTCCGATCTCGGTGCTTTGCGGCCCCTCGGGGGTGGGCAAGACTTCGTTGCTGAATGCTCTCCTGCCAGGACTGGCGTTACGGGTGGGTGCGGTGTCAGGTCGCCTGCAAAGGGGGCGCCACACCACCCGTCATGTGGAACTGCATGCGTTCTCCCCTGGCTCCAGGGTTGCTGATACTCCAGGGTTCAACCGTCCAGAATTGCCGGATGATGTCTCCAATCTGGAAGTGCTGTTTCCAGAGTTGCGTGTCCAGCTTGACCAACATCCTTGCCGTTTCCGTGACTGCCTGCACCGGGATGAACCGGGCTGTGGTGTGACACGTGACTGGGAGCGTTATCCCCTGTACCGCAAAGCTGTAGAGGAGCTCCTTGAGATCAGCCGCCCATTCCGGGCAGGTTGA
- a CDS encoding YbaB/EbfC family nucleoid-associated protein, producing MAGFGLPNFGQLTEAFRKAQQIQQDAQKLQEELDAMEIEGSSEDGRACIWLSGNQQPLRVKLDPSLLSEGQEAAEAATLAALQSAYERSTGTMKERMQELTGGLDLNLPGMGG from the coding sequence ATGGCCGGGTTCGGACTTCCCAATTTTGGACAGCTCACCGAAGCCTTCCGCAAGGCACAGCAGATCCAGCAAGACGCTCAGAAGTTGCAAGAAGAGCTCGATGCCATGGAGATTGAAGGCAGCAGCGAAGACGGACGAGCCTGCATCTGGCTCTCCGGCAACCAGCAGCCCCTACGTGTGAAATTGGATCCCAGTCTGCTGAGTGAAGGGCAGGAAGCCGCTGAAGCCGCCACACTCGCCGCGCTTCAGTCGGCCTATGAACGTTCCACTGGAACCATGAAGGAGCGGATGCAGGAGCTCACCGGCGGTCTCGATCTCAACCTGCCCGGAATGGGCGGCTGA
- the murB gene encoding UDP-N-acetylmuramate dehydrogenase: MSVDTDSLKDLKDQGILQEQVSLAHYTTWRVGGPAQWLAEPNQAQQIPTLLDWAINEGLPVRVIGAGSNLLIADAGLPGLTLCLRRLQGLDLNAQTGKVRASSGEPIPTLARRAARKGLQGLEWAVGIPGTVGGAAVMNAGAQGGCTAERLISVDVVPLEGDDFRIRRLERESLDFAYRHSALQTQPFLVVAAEFQLEAGHDPAELQQRTSGNLNHRTSTQPYKQPSCGSVFRNPEPAKAGRLIEGLGLKGRRVGGAQVSELHANFIVNTGGACAADIRHLIGLVQQEVADAHGIQLQPEVKRLGFEMAA, from the coding sequence ATGTCAGTCGACACTGACAGCTTGAAAGACCTGAAGGATCAGGGAATCCTGCAGGAGCAGGTTTCCCTGGCCCACTACACAACCTGGCGAGTGGGAGGACCAGCGCAATGGCTGGCCGAACCGAATCAAGCCCAGCAGATTCCGACCCTGCTCGATTGGGCAATAAATGAGGGGTTACCCGTCCGTGTGATCGGTGCAGGCTCCAATCTGCTGATTGCTGATGCAGGTCTTCCAGGACTCACCCTCTGCCTGCGACGGCTGCAGGGACTTGATCTGAATGCTCAGACCGGCAAAGTGCGGGCAAGTTCTGGTGAACCGATCCCAACTCTGGCCAGGCGTGCCGCGAGAAAAGGATTGCAAGGGCTGGAGTGGGCCGTGGGCATCCCTGGCACTGTCGGCGGAGCCGCTGTGATGAATGCCGGTGCTCAGGGTGGCTGTACGGCTGAGCGATTAATCAGCGTGGATGTGGTTCCTCTGGAAGGTGATGATTTCAGGATCCGGAGGCTTGAGCGGGAATCACTCGATTTCGCTTACCGCCACAGTGCTCTGCAGACCCAACCGTTCCTGGTGGTGGCCGCCGAATTTCAACTTGAAGCAGGTCATGATCCGGCCGAACTGCAACAGCGCACCAGCGGAAATCTCAACCATCGCACCAGCACCCAGCCTTACAAGCAACCGAGCTGCGGCAGCGTCTTCCGTAATCCAGAACCGGCAAAGGCCGGACGTTTGATCGAAGGCCTTGGCCTGAAAGGCCGCCGTGTCGGTGGAGCGCAAGTCTCTGAACTGCACGCCAATTTCATTGTGAACACGGGAGGAGCCTGCGCTGCAGATATCCGTCATCTGATTGGCTTGGTGCAACAGGAAGTGGCCGATGCCCACGGCATACAGCTGCAGCCTGAAGTCAAACGACTGGGATTCGAGATGGCGGCCTAA